A section of the Leptospira semungkisensis genome encodes:
- a CDS encoding iron-containing redox enzyme family protein, with amino-acid sequence MNAFREELILQVTEHPVLTSNSWLEEKEERMERSDLLLWLKQEYFVSVAFVNWFLNTASLTDHVPSKIVLVHNIWEELGEGKEEDSHVSILRKFLSEMGEVATDQDLLSETENYLSLMKKITTTDFYAALGALGPANEYLLKLEYSRMYASYRDLKTRVPLPEGKFFQVNLEADESHAEKLFRLIESVATDSEKQERVREGSRLALDARLVFYEGLQRVSGKVLY; translated from the coding sequence ATGAACGCTTTTAGAGAAGAATTAATCCTCCAAGTTACCGAGCATCCTGTTCTTACTTCTAATTCTTGGTTAGAAGAAAAAGAAGAAAGAATGGAGAGATCCGATCTATTGCTTTGGCTCAAGCAGGAATATTTCGTTTCAGTCGCCTTCGTGAATTGGTTCTTAAATACCGCATCTTTGACAGATCATGTTCCTTCTAAGATTGTACTCGTGCATAATATTTGGGAAGAATTAGGAGAAGGAAAAGAAGAAGATTCCCATGTTTCCATCCTACGAAAATTTCTCTCTGAAATGGGAGAAGTTGCAACTGACCAAGACCTTCTTTCCGAAACTGAAAATTATCTTTCTTTAATGAAGAAGATCACTACTACCGATTTTTATGCCGCTCTCGGAGCACTCGGGCCTGCAAACGAATATCTCTTGAAATTGGAATATTCCAGAATGTATGCCTCGTATCGAGATCTAAAAACTCGAGTTCCTCTCCCAGAAGGAAAGTTTTTCCAAGTAAATCTGGAAGCGGACGAATCTCACGCGGAGAAATTGTTTCGTCTGATTGAATCAGTGGCAACCGATTCGGAAAAACAGGAAAGAGTGAGAGAAGGCAGTCGATTGGCCTTGGATGCGAGACTTGTATTCTACGAAGGCTTGCAGAGAGTGAGTGGCAAGGTTCTCTATTAA